The proteins below come from a single Streptococcus canis genomic window:
- the dtd gene encoding D-aminoacyl-tRNA deacylase: MKIVIQRVKEASVSIDGKIAGAITQGLLLLVGVGPDDQAEDISYAVRKISNMRIFSDANDKMNLSIQDIKGSILSVSQFTLYADTKKGNRPAFTGAAKPEMASQFYDSFNEQLAQVVPVERGVFGADMQVSLINDGPVTIILDTHNR, translated from the coding sequence ATGAAAATTGTGATACAACGGGTCAAGGAAGCTTCGGTTTCCATTGATGGGAAAATTGCTGGCGCTATCACTCAAGGCTTGTTGCTGCTAGTAGGTGTTGGACCAGATGATCAGGCAGAAGACATTAGCTACGCTGTGCGAAAAATTAGCAACATGCGCATTTTTTCAGATGCCAATGACAAGATGAATTTGTCTATCCAAGACATCAAGGGCAGTATCTTATCGGTGTCCCAATTTACCCTCTATGCCGATACCAAAAAAGGAAATCGTCCTGCCTTTACAGGGGCTGCAAAGCCAGAGATGGCTAGCCAGTTTTATGATAGCTTCAACGAGCAGTTAGCACAGGTTGTGCCTGTGGAGCGTGGTGTTTTTGGCGCTGATATGCAGGTCAGTCTGAT
- a CDS encoding RelA/SpoT family protein, with protein MAKEINVTGEEVVALAAKYMNDTDVAFVKKALDYATAAHFYQVRKSGEPYIVHPIQVAGILADLHLDAVTVACGFLHDVVEDTDTTLDNIEADFGKDARDIVDGVTKLGKVEYKSHEEQLAENHRKMLMAMSKDIRVILVKLADRLHNMRTLKHLRKDKQERISRETMEIYAPLAHRLGISRIKWELEDLSFRYLNETEFYKISHMMKEKRREREALVDDIVTKIKSYTTEQGLFGDVYGRPKHIYSIYRKMRDKKKRFDQIFDLIAIRCVMETQSDVYAMVGYIHELWRPMPGRFKDYIAAPKANGYQSIHTTVYGPKGPIEIQIRTKEMHQVAEYGVAAHWAYKKGIRGKVNQAEQKVGMNWIKELVELQDASNGDAMDFVDSVKEDIFSERIYVFTPTGAVQELPKDSGPIDFAYAIHTQVGEKATGAKVNGRMVPLTAKLKTGDVVEIVTNPNSFGPSRDWIKLVKTNKARNRIRQFFKNQDKELSVNKGRDLLVSYFQEQGYVANKYLDKKRIEAILPKVSVKSEESLYAAVGFGDISPVSVFNKLTEKERREEERAKAKAEAEELVNGGEIKHENRDVLKVRSENGVIIQGASGLLMRIAKCCNPVPGDSIEGYITKGRGIAIHRADCNNIKSQDGYQERLIEVEWDLENSSKDYQAEIDIYGLNRSGLLNDVLQILSNSTKSISTVNAQPTKDMKFANIHVSFGIPNLTHLTTVVEKIKAVPDVYSVKRTNG; from the coding sequence ATGGCGAAAGAAATTAATGTAACAGGAGAAGAAGTGGTTGCCTTAGCAGCTAAGTACATGAATGACACCGATGTGGCTTTCGTGAAAAAAGCATTAGACTATGCAACAGCTGCTCATTTTTATCAAGTCAGGAAGTCAGGAGAGCCTTATATTGTGCATCCTATCCAAGTGGCGGGGATTTTAGCAGATTTGCATCTGGACGCTGTGACGGTTGCCTGTGGTTTTTTGCATGATGTGGTAGAAGATACTGATACTACCTTAGACAATATTGAAGCTGACTTTGGCAAGGACGCTCGCGATATTGTCGATGGTGTGACCAAGCTTGGGAAGGTGGAATACAAGTCCCACGAAGAACAATTGGCAGAAAACCACCGCAAAATGTTGATGGCCATGTCCAAAGATATTCGCGTGATTTTGGTGAAACTGGCAGACCGTCTGCATAATATGCGAACCCTCAAACATTTGCGCAAGGACAAGCAGGAGCGCATTTCGCGTGAAACCATGGAGATTTACGCTCCCTTGGCTCATCGTTTGGGGATTAGCCGCATCAAATGGGAGTTGGAAGACCTGTCTTTCCGGTACCTGAATGAAACCGAATTCTACAAAATTTCCCATATGATGAAGGAAAAGCGTCGTGAGCGCGAAGCCTTGGTTGATGACATTGTGACCAAAATCAAGTCTTATACGACTGAGCAAGGCTTATTTGGCGATGTTTATGGTCGTCCAAAGCACATTTATTCCATTTACCGGAAAATGCGGGACAAGAAAAAACGGTTTGACCAAATTTTCGACTTGATTGCAATTCGTTGTGTCATGGAAACGCAAAGCGATGTCTATGCCATGGTTGGTTATATTCACGAGTTGTGGCGTCCAATGCCGGGTCGTTTTAAAGACTATATTGCTGCGCCTAAAGCCAATGGTTACCAGTCAATCCATACCACTGTTTATGGTCCTAAAGGCCCAATTGAGATTCAAATCCGAACCAAGGAAATGCACCAAGTGGCTGAGTACGGGGTAGCTGCTCACTGGGCCTATAAAAAAGGTATTCGCGGTAAGGTCAATCAGGCTGAACAAAAAGTTGGCATGAATTGGATCAAAGAGTTGGTGGAGCTGCAAGATGCTTCAAATGGCGATGCGATGGACTTTGTGGACTCTGTTAAGGAAGACATCTTCTCCGAACGCATTTACGTCTTTACCCCGACAGGGGCTGTTCAAGAATTGCCTAAAGACTCAGGCCCCATTGATTTTGCCTATGCGATCCACACCCAAGTCGGGGAAAAAGCAACAGGTGCCAAGGTGAATGGCCGTATGGTTCCCCTAACAGCCAAATTAAAAACAGGAGATGTGGTGGAAATCGTGACCAATCCCAACTCCTTTGGCCCAAGTCGTGACTGGATTAAGTTGGTGAAAACCAATAAAGCCCGTAATAGGATTCGTCAGTTCTTTAAAAACCAAGACAAGGAACTATCGGTGAATAAGGGACGAGACCTGCTGGTTTCTTACTTCCAAGAGCAGGGCTACGTTGCCAATAAATACCTTGATAAGAAGCGCATCGAAGCTATTCTTCCAAAGGTCAGTGTGAAAAGTGAAGAGTCTCTCTATGCGGCTGTTGGCTTTGGTGACATTAGTCCCGTCAGCGTTTTTAATAAATTAACTGAAAAAGAACGCCGCGAAGAGGAAAGAGCCAAGGCTAAGGCAGAAGCAGAAGAATTGGTCAACGGCGGCGAGATTAAGCACGAAAACAGAGATGTTCTCAAGGTTCGCAGTGAAAATGGGGTCATTATCCAAGGAGCATCAGGACTTTTGATGCGGATTGCCAAATGTTGTAATCCTGTACCGGGCGACTCGATTGAAGGGTACATTACCAAGGGGCGTGGCATTGCCATTCACCGTGCAGACTGTAATAACATCAAGAGCCAAGACGGTTACCAAGAACGACTCATCGAAGTGGAATGGGATTTGGAAAATTCCAGCAAGGACTATCAGGCAGAAATTGATATTTATGGGCTCAATCGTAGCGGCCTACTCAACGATGTGCTCCAGATTTTGTCCAATTCCACCAAGAGCATTTCAACGGTTAATGCCCAGCCAACCAAGGACATGAAATTTGCCAATATTCATGTCAGTTTTGGCATTCCCAACCTCACGCATCTAACCACAGTGGTTGAAAAAATCAAGGCTGTGCCAGATGTTTACAGTGTCAAACGAACCAACGGTTAA
- the scm gene encoding M-like protein SCM has product MTRKNTIKKLSVGTASLLAATTVLGAATTTTVKAESNRADRARMEVLLKYVPYVSSNYWYQEVLKNDALREEVQRLEDLVESEVKDYNALLDKKESVEKQLKSTEDSLEVTEKANKGLTKERDLLTDFLETTKKALEDSQKEVQANLDALNHKNEQIASLVGERDSLSAQLSASQERNAELERNLESYDRLIESAKFEMQQKLAEIERLTAENADAKDQIEKLQAEVSTLRDQVASLDRLVESAKYDLAQKQAEIDTLTKQKAEAEQALAAEQAKVAELEKQLEASNAKVAELEKQKAEAEAKIAVLEKDLETAQAENAKYKEQLAKQAEELEAAKKAKAEAEAKIEELKGMLDKKAQDNASLQAEINRLKQGISDKMKSMPGQGTAKANMSSTDAKKDSHQLPSTGEAANPFFTAAAMSVMASAGVLALKRKEEN; this is encoded by the coding sequence ATGACTAGAAAAAATACAATTAAGAAGCTTAGCGTTGGAACAGCATCACTGCTTGCCGCGACAACTGTTCTAGGAGCAGCTACCACAACAACTGTAAAGGCAGAAAGTAATAGGGCTGATAGGGCAAGAATGGAAGTCTTATTAAAGTATGTGCCGTATGTTTCTTCTAATTACTGGTACCAGGAAGTACTTAAAAATGATGCACTGCGAGAAGAAGTGCAACGTTTAGAAGATTTAGTTGAATCAGAAGTAAAAGATTACAATGCTCTACTCGACAAGAAAGAATCCGTTGAAAAGCAGCTTAAGAGCACAGAGGACAGCTTAGAAGTAACTGAAAAAGCTAACAAAGGTCTTACTAAAGAAAGAGATCTTTTAACAGATTTTTTAGAAACCACCAAAAAAGCTCTTGAAGATAGCCAAAAAGAAGTTCAAGCTAACCTTGACGCTTTGAACCATAAGAACGAGCAAATTGCCAGCTTAGTCGGTGAAAGAGATAGCTTGTCAGCACAACTATCTGCTAGCCAAGAGCGTAACGCTGAGTTGGAGCGTAACCTTGAAAGCTACGACCGCTTGATTGAGTCTGCAAAATTTGAAATGCAACAAAAACTAGCAGAAATTGAGCGCTTGACAGCTGAAAATGCAGACGCAAAAGATCAAATCGAGAAACTTCAAGCAGAAGTGTCAACACTTCGTGATCAAGTAGCAAGCCTAGACCGCTTGGTTGAATCAGCTAAGTATGACCTAGCTCAAAAACAAGCTGAAATCGATACCCTTACAAAACAAAAAGCAGAGGCAGAGCAAGCTCTTGCCGCAGAGCAAGCTAAAGTAGCTGAGCTTGAAAAACAACTTGAAGCATCAAACGCTAAAGTAGCTGAGCTTGAAAAACAAAAAGCAGAAGCAGAAGCTAAGATTGCTGTTCTTGAAAAAGACCTTGAAACAGCTCAAGCTGAAAACGCTAAGTACAAAGAACAATTAGCTAAACAAGCTGAAGAGCTTGAAGCAGCTAAGAAAGCAAAAGCAGAGGCAGAAGCTAAGATTGAAGAACTCAAAGGCATGCTTGACAAGAAAGCTCAAGACAACGCAAGTCTTCAAGCAGAGATTAACCGCTTGAAACAAGGTATTTCTGACAAGATGAAGTCAATGCCAGGTCAAGGCACTGCTAAAGCAAACATGTCATCTACTGACGCTAAGAAAGATAGCCACCAATTACCATCAACAGGTGAAGCTGCCAACCCATTCTTCACAGCAGCAGCTATGTCTGTCATGGCATCTGCTGGAGTTCTTGCACTTAAACGCAAAGAAGAAAACTAA
- a CDS encoding helix-turn-helix domain-containing protein — MMHASKLFTKQQWRELELIAHLTEHPERMGYKDRELCKVLDSTLSTLQACVANLQFMESLGRITYKDSYLSIDYNDHCGLQEVYQRALRESQSLQLLATLFFKEFDSLEDLAEALFISLSTLKRLIERTNSYLQKEFVIKISTRPVMVVGDERQIRLFYLKYFSEAYAISEWPFADVINQNNLERLIELMVKQTDVLVNFGLFQHLKILSGVNLVRFQKGFTVNRKDKGLEPLFMKALEDSLEMKDLSSLFVLKYNRPLDVKALSEIFSNYMSKELELGASLQSTIKEKNKTLSPRNIVSWISLLDNLEKTIGLSMSNKYELARHLQATVVLGEEDISANFLIYDYKREYLSYFDKHYKLIYETFIGSVKELFALAGEELSDKMISHLLYCLFITWENLFLKISHSRRKLKLLVIERSYNNVGNFLKAYFVEFFDIVNFAELETTTIDLTALEKDYDVIVTDVILERSFQTEILFFNQMIPSVVADKLNAFLRLKIGEDKLFSKINITI; from the coding sequence ATGATGCATGCTAGTAAACTTTTTACCAAGCAGCAATGGAGAGAGCTTGAGTTAATTGCCCACTTAACAGAACACCCGGAGAGAATGGGTTACAAGGACAGGGAACTGTGCAAAGTACTGGATAGCACCCTGTCAACCTTACAAGCCTGCGTTGCTAATTTACAATTTATGGAATCCCTCGGTCGGATTACCTACAAAGATAGCTATTTAAGCATTGATTATAATGACCATTGTGGCCTGCAGGAGGTTTATCAAAGGGCGCTGAGAGAGTCACAGTCCCTGCAGCTGTTAGCCACCCTATTTTTTAAGGAATTTGATTCTTTAGAAGATTTGGCAGAAGCCTTATTTATTAGCTTATCCACTTTAAAACGCTTGATTGAACGTACCAATAGCTACCTTCAAAAAGAATTTGTCATTAAGATTTCGACACGGCCAGTAATGGTAGTCGGTGACGAACGCCAGATCCGTCTATTCTACCTCAAATATTTTTCAGAAGCCTATGCCATTTCGGAATGGCCTTTTGCAGATGTGATCAATCAAAACAATCTGGAGCGCCTGATTGAATTGATGGTCAAACAAACAGATGTGCTTGTCAACTTTGGCTTATTTCAACATTTGAAAATACTAAGTGGAGTGAATCTGGTTCGTTTTCAAAAGGGCTTTACGGTTAACCGCAAAGATAAGGGCTTAGAGCCTCTCTTTATGAAGGCGCTAGAGGATTCCTTGGAAATGAAAGACCTTTCCTCCCTTTTTGTCCTCAAATACAATCGTCCCTTAGATGTCAAGGCGCTCTCTGAAATCTTTTCAAATTACATGAGTAAGGAATTAGAGCTAGGAGCCTCTTTGCAATCAACCATTAAAGAAAAAAACAAGACCCTATCACCTAGAAATATAGTCTCTTGGATTTCGTTATTAGACAATTTGGAAAAAACAATCGGACTAAGCATGTCTAATAAATATGAACTAGCTAGGCACCTTCAGGCAACTGTCGTCTTAGGAGAAGAAGACATCAGTGCCAACTTTTTAATCTATGATTATAAAAGAGAGTACCTTAGTTATTTTGATAAGCATTACAAATTGATCTATGAGACCTTCATTGGTTCTGTCAAGGAACTTTTTGCCTTAGCTGGAGAAGAGCTGAGCGACAAAATGATCAGTCACTTATTATACTGTCTCTTTATTACTTGGGAAAACCTTTTTTTAAAAATCAGTCATTCCAGGCGTAAGTTGAAACTTCTTGTCATTGAGAGGTCGTACAATAACGTTGGGAATTTTTTAAAAGCCTATTTCGTAGAGTTTTTTGACATCGTGAATTTTGCCGAATTAGAAACCACAACCATTGATTTAACAGCTTTAGAGAAAGACTATGATGTCATCGTGACAGATGTTATCCTTGAACGCAGTTTTCAAACAGAGATATTATTCTTTAATCAGATGATTCCTAGTGTGGTTGCCGATAAACTCAACGCTTTTCTAAGACTAAAAATAGGTGAAGACAAGCTTTTTAGCAAGATCAACATCACCATCTAA
- the nrdI gene encoding class Ib ribonucleoside-diphosphate reductase assembly flavoprotein NrdI, translated as MSDLTIVFISLSGNTLSFVKRLSLYFEEHHNLQVKQINIKDLKHETFPVKDTFVAILPTYLEGGNGIDSGEVEILTNPLGDFIAAYDNYKHCMGIIGSGNKNFNNQYCLTAKQYAERFGFPMLGDFELRGTNDDIECLAEIILTRRAIFNPLA; from the coding sequence ATGTCAGACTTAACCATTGTTTTTATCAGCCTTAGCGGCAACACCCTTAGTTTTGTGAAACGTCTTTCCCTTTATTTCGAAGAGCACCACAATCTTCAGGTCAAGCAGATTAACATCAAAGACCTGAAACACGAGACTTTCCCTGTCAAGGATACCTTTGTGGCTATCTTGCCCACTTATTTAGAAGGGGGAAATGGGATTGACTCTGGGGAAGTGGAAATTTTGACGAATCCTCTTGGAGACTTCATTGCTGCCTATGACAATTATAAACATTGCATGGGGATTATTGGCTCAGGAAATAAGAATTTTAACAATCAGTATTGCCTGACTGCTAAACAATATGCTGAGCGCTTTGGCTTTCCAATGCTTGGTGATTTTGAATTGCGGGGCACAAACGATGATATTGAGTGCTTAGCAGAAATTATTCTGACTAGAAGGGCTATTTTTAACCCCTTGGCTTAA
- a CDS encoding M42 family metallopeptidase: MKTTVDYLTKLANIPSPTGFTRNIMDYVHDELSQFGYEPVRTNKGGIMVSVKGTNDDKHRVVTAHLDTLGAMVRAIKPDGRLKMDLVGGFVYNSIEGENCTVHLAKSGKEISGTILLHQTSVHVYKDAGSAERNQANMEVRLDEKVTTADETRALGIEVGDFISFDPRVIVTESGFIKSRHLDDKVSAAILMELLKLYKEEQVELPYTTHFYFSAFEEVGHGANSSLPAQVVEYLAVDMGAMGDDQATDEYTVSICVKDGSGPYHYELRQHLVALCQDHQIPYQLDIYPYYGSDASAAMRAGAEVRHALLGAGIESSHSYERTHTDSIEATERLVDAYLKSTMID, encoded by the coding sequence ATGAAAACAACTGTAGATTACCTGACTAAACTAGCTAATATCCCTTCTCCAACAGGCTTTACGCGAAACATCATGGACTATGTGCATGATGAGCTCAGCCAATTTGGCTATGAGCCTGTCCGTACCAACAAGGGGGGCATCATGGTGTCTGTCAAAGGGACAAACGATGACAAACACCGGGTGGTGACGGCTCACTTAGATACCCTCGGGGCTATGGTTCGTGCCATCAAACCTGACGGCCGCTTGAAAATGGATTTGGTGGGTGGCTTTGTCTACAATTCTATCGAGGGAGAAAACTGCACGGTGCACCTTGCCAAGTCTGGCAAGGAGATTTCTGGAACCATTTTACTGCACCAAACTTCTGTCCATGTTTACAAAGACGCAGGCAGCGCTGAACGCAATCAGGCTAATATGGAAGTTCGTCTGGACGAAAAAGTCACAACGGCTGACGAGACACGGGCACTTGGCATCGAGGTTGGTGATTTTATCTCTTTTGACCCACGTGTCATCGTAACTGAGTCAGGATTTATCAAGTCTCGTCACCTTGATGACAAGGTCAGCGCAGCTATTCTTATGGAGCTCTTAAAACTTTACAAAGAAGAGCAGGTTGAATTGCCATACACCACCCATTTTTATTTCTCTGCCTTTGAAGAAGTTGGCCACGGTGCTAACTCCAGTTTACCAGCGCAAGTGGTCGAGTATTTGGCGGTTGACATGGGGGCTATGGGAGACGACCAAGCAACAGATGAATACACTGTTTCTATCTGTGTCAAAGACGGCTCTGGCCCTTACCATTATGAGCTGCGTCAGCATTTGGTAGCCCTTTGCCAAGACCATCAGATCCCTTATCAGCTAGACATTTACCCTTATTACGGTAGTGATGCTTCTGCTGCTATGCGGGCAGGAGCTGAAGTCCGTCACGCGCTTCTTGGGGCTGGTATCGAATCAAGTCACTCCTATGAACGCACCCATACAGACTCTATCGAAGCAACTGAACGATTAGTAGATGCTTACTTAAAAAGCACCATGATTGATTAG
- a CDS encoding endonuclease/exonuclease/phosphatase family protein, whose product MTKLLTLNTHSWMEANTLKKLVDLAEHILAEKYDVICLQEINQLIESELAMELPSYQAIEGTPAIHKDHFALLLIHYLNKRGQHYHWSWAYNHIGYDIYHEGVAILAKQPIETSAILVSAMDDERDYHTRRSLVAKTKLAGKEVAIVNVHLSWFDKGFLGEWEKLEKELLSLNCPLIIMGDFNNPTDQDGYQVIMDSPLDLQDSHKVAKHVFGDHSIVADIDGWEDNQEAFKVDHVFTSKDFIIKTSNITFEGGDAPVVSDHYGLEVALDWGKGTEPP is encoded by the coding sequence ATGACCAAGCTGTTAACGCTTAACACCCATTCGTGGATGGAAGCCAATACCCTCAAAAAATTGGTTGACTTGGCCGAGCATATCCTAGCAGAAAAATACGATGTCATTTGCTTGCAAGAAATCAATCAATTAATTGAGAGCGAGCTGGCCATGGAGTTACCGAGCTATCAAGCCATAGAGGGGACACCAGCTATCCACAAAGATCACTTTGCTCTACTCTTGATCCATTACTTGAACAAACGAGGACAACATTATCACTGGTCTTGGGCCTACAATCATATTGGCTATGACATTTACCATGAGGGTGTTGCCATTTTAGCCAAACAACCTATTGAAACCTCCGCTATTTTGGTCTCAGCCATGGACGATGAAAGAGACTACCACACCAGACGCTCACTCGTCGCCAAAACCAAGTTAGCTGGCAAGGAGGTAGCCATTGTGAATGTGCACCTGTCTTGGTTTGACAAGGGGTTTCTGGGTGAGTGGGAGAAATTAGAAAAAGAACTGCTTTCCCTGAATTGCCCTCTAATTATAATGGGAGATTTTAACAATCCAACGGATCAAGACGGTTATCAGGTGATTATGGATAGCCCGCTAGACTTACAAGATAGCCATAAGGTGGCTAAGCATGTGTTTGGTGATCACAGTATCGTGGCTGATATTGATGGCTGGGAAGATAATCAAGAAGCCTTTAAGGTGGACCATGTGTTTACGAGCAAGGACTTCATTATCAAGACATCTAACATTACCTTTGAGGGCGGAGACGCGCCAGTTGTGAGTGATCATTACGGTTTAGAAGTGGCATTAGACTGGGGCAAGGGCACTGAGCCCCCTTAA
- a CDS encoding PTS transporter subunit IIBC produces MKTSFKQLFSFEFWQKFGKCLMVVIAVMPAAGLMVSIGNSIPILNQNSQALATIGNVIAQIGWGVIGNLHLLFALAIGGSWAKERAGGAFASGLAFVLINRITGAIYGINAAMLADPEAKVRSFLGTEMVVKNYFTSVLESPALNTGVFVGIIAGFVGATAYNKYYNYRQLPDVLAFFNGKRFVPFVVILRSAIVALLLATVWPVIQSGINGFGMWIASSQDSAPILAPFLYGTLERLLLPFGLHHMLTIPMNYTALGGTYEVMTGAAAGTKVFGQDPLWLAWVTDLVHLKGSDASAYHQLMDSVTPARFKVGQMIGATGTLMGVALAMYRNVDADKKHKYKMMFISAAAAVFLTGVTEPLEYMFMFAAMPLYIVYALVQGASFAMADLVHLRVHSFGNIELLTRTPMALKAGLAMDLINFVWVSVLFAVIMYVIADMMIKKMNLATAGRLGNYDADMLEDGKTTSTTTQVADSKAQVVQIVNLLGGRDNIDDVDACMTRLRVSVKDPAKVGVEDDWKKAGAMGLITKGSGVQAVYGPKADILKSDIQDLLDSGAIIPEINMASLADTPTHAKDFKQVTEEVRSVADGTVLPITGVKDQVFAAKMMGDGFAVEPTNGNIYAPVSGLVTSVFPTKHAFGLLTDNGLEVLVHVGLDTVALNGVPFSVKVAEGQRVHAGDLLVVADLAAIKSAEHETTIVVAFTNTAEIKDVTLTSVGDQPAKSLVATVEL; encoded by the coding sequence ATGAAAACATCATTCAAACAACTGTTTAGTTTTGAATTTTGGCAAAAATTCGGTAAGTGCTTAATGGTGGTTATCGCTGTTATGCCAGCGGCTGGGTTAATGGTTAGTATCGGAAATTCAATCCCAATACTTAACCAGAATTCTCAAGCCTTAGCCACCATTGGGAACGTCATTGCTCAGATTGGCTGGGGGGTTATTGGAAACCTTCACTTGTTGTTTGCCCTTGCCATTGGTGGTAGCTGGGCTAAAGAAAGAGCCGGTGGTGCCTTTGCATCTGGTCTTGCCTTTGTCTTAATCAATCGCATCACAGGTGCTATTTATGGCATCAACGCAGCTATGCTGGCAGACCCAGAAGCCAAGGTGAGGAGCTTTTTAGGCACCGAAATGGTGGTTAAAAATTATTTCACTAGCGTTTTAGAATCGCCAGCCCTTAATACGGGTGTCTTTGTAGGAATCATTGCTGGTTTTGTTGGGGCAACAGCTTATAACAAATATTATAACTACCGTCAATTACCAGATGTTCTTGCCTTCTTTAATGGAAAGCGCTTTGTGCCATTTGTGGTTATTCTTCGCTCTGCTATTGTTGCCTTGTTATTGGCAACAGTTTGGCCAGTTATTCAATCTGGTATCAATGGCTTTGGAATGTGGATTGCTTCTTCGCAAGACTCAGCTCCAATTCTAGCCCCATTCTTATATGGAACCTTGGAACGTCTTTTGTTGCCATTTGGTCTTCACCACATGTTGACCATTCCAATGAACTACACAGCCCTTGGTGGGACTTACGAGGTAATGACAGGTGCAGCTGCGGGAACAAAAGTATTTGGACAAGACCCACTATGGCTTGCTTGGGTGACTGACCTTGTTCACCTTAAAGGATCAGACGCTTCAGCTTACCATCAGTTAATGGACAGTGTGACCCCAGCTCGTTTCAAAGTCGGGCAAATGATTGGTGCCACAGGGACCTTGATGGGGGTTGCCTTAGCCATGTATCGTAATGTGGACGCTGATAAGAAACACAAATACAAAATGATGTTCATTTCAGCAGCGGCAGCCGTATTCTTAACAGGGGTAACAGAGCCTCTTGAGTACATGTTTATGTTTGCAGCGATGCCACTTTACATTGTCTATGCCCTTGTTCAAGGTGCTTCGTTTGCTATGGCTGACCTTGTTCACCTTCGTGTTCACTCATTTGGCAATATTGAACTACTAACACGTACCCCAATGGCTCTCAAAGCCGGTCTAGCGATGGATTTGATTAACTTTGTTTGGGTATCTGTTCTCTTTGCAGTCATCATGTACGTTATTGCAGATATGATGATTAAGAAAATGAACCTGGCAACAGCAGGTCGTTTAGGTAACTACGATGCAGATATGTTAGAAGATGGCAAGACAACATCAACTACTACTCAAGTGGCAGATAGCAAGGCTCAAGTCGTGCAAATCGTTAATCTCCTTGGTGGGCGCGATAATATTGATGATGTTGATGCTTGCATGACGCGCTTGCGAGTAAGCGTAAAAGACCCAGCTAAGGTTGGTGTTGAGGATGACTGGAAAAAAGCTGGCGCTATGGGTCTCATTACCAAAGGCAGTGGCGTACAGGCTGTTTATGGGCCTAAAGCAGATATTCTAAAATCAGATATTCAAGACTTGCTTGATTCAGGTGCCATTATTCCAGAAATCAATATGGCCAGTCTGGCTGACACACCTACTCATGCCAAAGATTTTAAACAAGTGACAGAAGAAGTGCGATCAGTAGCAGACGGGACGGTTCTCCCAATCACAGGTGTGAAAGACCAAGTCTTCGCGGCTAAGATGATGGGTGATGGGTTTGCGGTTGAGCCAACTAATGGCAATATTTATGCACCCGTTTCAGGTCTTGTGACCAGTGTCTTCCCAACCAAACATGCCTTTGGCTTGCTCACAGATAATGGTCTTGAAGTGCTTGTCCACGTGGGTCTTGACACCGTAGCTTTGAATGGCGTGCCATTCTCAGTAAAAGTTGCAGAAGGACAACGTGTTCATGCAGGTGACCTGTTAGTAGTAGCAGATCTGGCTGCTATTAAATCCGCAGAGCATGAAACAACTATTGTTGTCGCCTTTACCAACACGGCAGAGATCAAAGATGTGACCTTGACCTCTGTAGGCGATCAACCTGCTAAGAGTTTGGTGGCAACTGTAGAACTTTAA